A portion of the Actomonas aquatica genome contains these proteins:
- a CDS encoding SGNH/GDSL hydrolase family protein, with translation MNRRRFVCTAFALACAVSAIRATPSPEPASADLPVLQARLADTTSPLTWVITGDSITQGAKWLGPARSYGELFSEFVRWDLGRRRDFFINTAISGERTGGLLADFDWRVRRFQPDVVSLMIGMNDAVAGEAGRADFEANLRTLLTRVRDLGAIPILHRTNPIDDAAEGARTRADLPAYNAIIARVAEDTDTILIDHWTDWMQRRPTLVERRAWLADPIHPNAAGHAAFADAMRSELGLNE, from the coding sequence ATGAATCGGCGTCGCTTCGTCTGCACCGCTTTCGCGCTCGCTTGTGCTGTGTCCGCCATCCGCGCCACCCCATCACCGGAGCCAGCCTCGGCCGACCTTCCGGTCCTACAGGCTCGCCTCGCCGACACCACGTCCCCGCTCACCTGGGTCATCACCGGCGACTCCATCACCCAAGGTGCCAAGTGGCTCGGCCCGGCCCGCTCCTACGGGGAGTTGTTCTCCGAATTCGTGCGTTGGGATCTCGGCCGCCGTCGCGATTTTTTCATTAACACCGCCATCTCCGGCGAACGCACCGGCGGTTTGCTCGCCGACTTCGATTGGCGGGTCCGTCGCTTCCAACCCGATGTCGTCTCCCTGATGATCGGCATGAATGACGCCGTCGCCGGCGAGGCGGGCCGAGCCGACTTCGAGGCCAACCTGCGGACGCTGCTGACGCGTGTCCGTGACCTTGGCGCCATCCCGATTCTCCATCGCACCAACCCGATCGACGACGCCGCCGAGGGTGCCCGCACCCGCGCCGACTTGCCGGCCTACAACGCCATCATCGCCCGCGTCGCGGAGGATACCGACACGATCCTGATCGACCATTGGACGGACTGGATGCAACGCCGCCCCACCCTCGTCGAACGGCGCGCCTGGCTGGCGGATCCGATTCACCCGAACGCTGCCGGGCACGCTGCGTTTGCAGACGCTATGCGCTCCGAGCTCGGTCTCAACGAGTAG
- a CDS encoding (Fe-S)-binding protein: MKTGPGSLAEMDYSVLQQCMHCGMCLPTCPTYEETKRERHSPRGRIALMRAIADGEMEVSKAFGEEMYYCLGCLACTTACPAGVDYPQLFEAARAEVEEAGVLESPKRNAIRASVLRGLFTRPRLLRLIGRLLWIWQASGGQSLFRRLKLNRLLPANLRRLEPQAPAINRQFSHQLIRPVERPAAPTRRRVAVLTGCVQDLAFSDINRATVDVLLANDCEVHTPPVQPCCGSLHAHNGDLATARELARRQLDLIDPDQFDAIISNAGGCGSHLRHYDHLLTDDVRYAAKAIAWSAKLRDIHEYLVEISFRAPTAPADAQTVTYHESCHLCHGQKVSAQPRAILQAIPGVELRECAESTWCCGSAGIYNITQPETSARLQERKLGHLAATGAGTVATANPGCHLQIANGLSAGGDTTTTVEHPIVLLARAYAAEHSRP; this comes from the coding sequence ATGAAGACCGGCCCCGGATCCTTGGCGGAGATGGACTACTCCGTCCTGCAGCAATGCATGCACTGCGGCATGTGTTTGCCGACCTGCCCGACCTACGAGGAGACCAAACGCGAACGCCATTCCCCGCGCGGCCGCATCGCACTCATGCGCGCCATCGCCGATGGTGAGATGGAAGTGTCCAAGGCTTTCGGCGAGGAGATGTATTATTGCCTCGGCTGCCTTGCCTGCACCACCGCCTGCCCCGCTGGCGTCGATTATCCGCAACTCTTCGAAGCGGCCCGTGCCGAGGTGGAGGAAGCCGGCGTGCTCGAGTCCCCCAAACGCAACGCCATTCGCGCCAGCGTGCTGCGTGGACTCTTCACCCGCCCCCGCCTCCTGCGCCTCATCGGTCGCCTGCTCTGGATCTGGCAGGCCAGCGGCGGCCAGTCGCTCTTTCGTCGACTCAAACTCAACCGCCTGCTGCCCGCCAACCTGCGCCGCCTCGAGCCCCAGGCCCCGGCCATCAACCGGCAGTTTTCGCACCAACTCATCCGCCCCGTCGAACGCCCCGCTGCCCCCACCCGCCGCCGCGTCGCGGTGCTCACCGGCTGCGTGCAGGACCTCGCCTTCAGCGACATCAACCGCGCCACCGTCGACGTGCTCCTGGCCAACGACTGCGAAGTGCACACCCCGCCGGTTCAACCCTGCTGTGGTTCGCTGCACGCGCACAACGGCGACCTCGCCACCGCGCGTGAGCTGGCTCGCCGCCAACTCGACCTGATCGATCCGGATCAGTTCGACGCCATCATTTCCAACGCCGGCGGCTGCGGCTCGCACTTGCGGCACTACGACCACCTCTTGACCGACGACGTGCGCTACGCCGCCAAGGCCATCGCCTGGTCGGCCAAACTCCGCGACATTCACGAATACCTCGTCGAGATCAGCTTCCGCGCACCCACGGCACCAGCCGATGCGCAGACGGTGACTTACCACGAGTCCTGCCACCTTTGCCACGGCCAGAAAGTCAGCGCGCAACCCCGCGCTATTCTCCAAGCCATTCCCGGTGTCGAACTGCGCGAATGCGCAGAGTCCACCTGGTGCTGCGGCAGCGCCGGCATTTACAACATCACTCAACCGGAGACCTCCGCCCGCCTGCAGGAGCGCAAGCTCGGCCACCTCGCCGCCACCGGTGCCGGCACTGTCGCCACCGCCAACCCCGGTTGCCACCTCCAGATCGCCAACGGCCTCAGCGCCGGCGGTGACACGACCACCACCGTCGAACACCCCATCGTCCTCCTCGCCCGCGCCTACGCCGCAGAGCATTCTCGGCCGTAA
- a CDS encoding Gfo/Idh/MocA family protein, which yields MSSRPLKVLIIGCGSIGTRHARTFHATQRAEVIACDNRPELTAAVAESLGLATTDNWEAALTDETLTHVLIATPAPLHVRMAQASLAAGKQVLIEKPLALDLTGIDELIATRDRSGCFAGVAYVQHFAPALQGARAFLADRPFGPVRHVTVTAGQHFPTFRPAYREIYYNNHAQGGGAIQDALTHLANAVEWIIGPATRLYCDAAHQVLEGVEVEDTVNLVARHGATQAVYALNQFQAPNEITCDFHAAGGSVRVELHRQRWGVLPLGADAWVWHDAPMVDRDQQFIAQAHAFLDAAPGDTQPLCTLEEGAQSIRFNLAALQSAREGRAVDLSS from the coding sequence GTGTCATCCCGTCCCCTCAAAGTGTTGATCATCGGTTGTGGTTCCATCGGCACCCGCCACGCCCGCACCTTTCACGCCACGCAGCGCGCAGAAGTGATCGCCTGCGACAATCGTCCGGAACTTACCGCCGCCGTGGCCGAGTCCCTCGGCCTCGCCACCACCGACAACTGGGAAGCCGCGCTGACCGACGAGACGCTCACGCACGTGCTCATCGCCACCCCCGCTCCCCTCCACGTGCGCATGGCTCAAGCCAGCCTGGCCGCGGGGAAACAGGTGCTGATCGAAAAGCCGCTCGCGCTGGACCTGACCGGCATCGACGAGCTCATCGCCACCCGTGACCGCTCCGGCTGTTTCGCCGGCGTCGCCTACGTGCAACACTTCGCGCCGGCCCTGCAGGGCGCCCGCGCCTTTCTGGCCGACCGGCCTTTCGGCCCCGTCCGCCATGTCACCGTCACCGCGGGTCAGCACTTCCCAACCTTCCGTCCCGCGTATCGGGAAATTTATTACAACAACCACGCGCAGGGCGGCGGCGCCATCCAGGATGCCCTCACCCACTTGGCCAACGCGGTGGAGTGGATCATTGGACCCGCCACGCGCTTGTATTGCGACGCCGCCCACCAAGTGCTGGAAGGCGTGGAGGTGGAGGACACTGTCAACCTCGTCGCCCGCCACGGCGCCACCCAGGCGGTTTACGCCCTCAACCAGTTTCAGGCGCCCAACGAGATCACCTGCGACTTCCATGCGGCCGGCGGTTCCGTGCGGGTGGAACTCCACCGGCAGCGCTGGGGCGTGCTGCCGCTGGGCGCCGACGCCTGGGTCTGGCACGACGCTCCGATGGTCGACCGCGACCAGCAGTTTATCGCCCAGGCCCACGCCTTTCTCGATGCCGCTCCGGGGGACACTCAGCCGCTCTGCACCCTCGAGGAGGGCGCGCAAAGCATCCGGTTCAATCTTGCCGCCCTGCAATCCGCGCGCGAGGGGCGCGCTGTCGACCTGTCATCGTGA
- a CDS encoding sodium:solute symporter family transporter yields MSITDSIIVIVYLSGIVAVGIRFRGRQDDINDYFTAQSGFGGWLGTLLVGLSLGATVFSALSFVAYPSIVITHGATVLMSMVGFPVAYVVLRYWFLPRYLATKSSSPYDIIERRFGTPTRLVASGLFVLLRLCWMSALIYAPVLVVMASCQLDDRWFWPLVLTIGLVSTAYTVVGGIRGVIITDAIQFLLIIAVLAGTILYVMLKVPLTMDEVGHYLTQETDLLQLNWSLSPMVTITVWGMAIGATLQNMSTFTADQMSLQRYLAAGGVKSASRAFGASMLSMVMVLTMLAAVGLTVGTWYSLHPDAGLPADADKVFPYFVATQLPVGFMGVVIAAILAATMSSITSGINALSGSLLSDFYPFSKRVQPRTLLRYARLTSAVIGVLATMVAGLIEDMGTLFDIMNAFYGIFLGPLLGCMVCAVAPLAVRPGALIASLFIGSLAGFAVAYSDVANLWVSAVSAVVTVAMALGLTALAGGGRNRSAAG; encoded by the coding sequence ATGAGTATCACCGACAGCATCATCGTCATCGTTTATTTGTCCGGCATCGTGGCAGTGGGCATTCGTTTCCGGGGTCGGCAGGACGACATCAACGACTACTTCACGGCGCAGAGTGGGTTTGGTGGTTGGCTCGGCACGCTGCTGGTGGGCCTGAGTCTGGGGGCAACGGTGTTCAGTGCGCTTAGCTTTGTGGCTTATCCCAGCATCGTGATCACGCACGGCGCGACGGTGCTGATGTCGATGGTGGGTTTTCCGGTCGCCTACGTGGTGCTGCGTTATTGGTTTTTACCCCGGTATCTGGCGACGAAGTCGAGCTCCCCTTACGACATCATTGAGCGGCGCTTCGGCACGCCGACACGCTTGGTGGCCTCGGGCCTGTTTGTGCTGCTGCGGCTGTGCTGGATGTCGGCGCTGATCTACGCGCCGGTGTTGGTGGTGATGGCGAGTTGCCAATTGGACGATCGCTGGTTCTGGCCGCTGGTGTTGACCATCGGGTTGGTGAGCACGGCCTACACCGTGGTGGGCGGCATTCGGGGGGTGATCATCACCGATGCGATCCAGTTCCTGCTGATCATCGCGGTGCTGGCGGGGACGATTCTTTACGTGATGTTGAAGGTTCCGCTGACGATGGACGAAGTCGGCCACTACCTCACGCAGGAAACGGATCTGCTGCAGCTCAACTGGTCGCTGAGTCCGATGGTGACGATTACGGTGTGGGGCATGGCGATTGGCGCGACCTTGCAGAACATGAGCACTTTCACGGCCGATCAGATGTCGCTGCAGCGTTACCTGGCGGCGGGCGGGGTGAAGTCGGCCTCGCGGGCCTTTGGCGCCAGCATGCTGTCGATGGTGATGGTGCTCACCATGCTCGCGGCGGTGGGGCTCACGGTGGGCACCTGGTATAGTCTGCATCCGGATGCCGGGCTGCCGGCGGACGCCGACAAAGTGTTTCCCTACTTCGTGGCGACGCAGTTGCCGGTCGGATTCATGGGCGTGGTGATCGCGGCGATTCTGGCCGCGACGATGAGCAGCATCACCAGTGGCATCAACGCGCTCTCCGGTTCGCTGCTGAGTGATTTTTATCCCTTCTCGAAACGGGTGCAGCCGCGCACCCTGTTGCGCTATGCTCGGCTGACGAGTGCGGTGATCGGCGTGCTGGCAACGATGGTGGCCGGTCTCATCGAGGACATGGGCACCTTGTTCGACATCATGAACGCGTTCTACGGCATCTTCCTCGGACCGCTGCTCGGCTGCATGGTGTGTGCGGTTGCGCCGCTGGCGGTGCGCCCGGGGGCGCTGATTGCGTCGCTCTTCATCGGCAGCCTTGCCGGCTTTGCGGTCGCCTACTCGGACGTCGCGAACCTGTGGGTGTCGGCCGTCTCGGCGGTGGTCACGGTGGCCATGGCGTTGGGGCTTACGGCATTGGCCGGTGGGGGGCGCAACCGTTCAGCGGCGGGCTGA
- a CDS encoding Gfo/Idh/MocA family protein, translating into MHVALLGLTHPHASPLLRTLELLPEVSRISLWDAANDPASLAALPPSAKATPATTNLDAVLAQPDLRAVVLCERHDKLAALALQVIAAGKHLLVEKPVGLTAAEVDQVAQAAERQGVAASVLYVRRHHPCVLAARDRVRSGVLGAPLCIESRFLTTQVQFRRPESWLFKRAQSGGGILLWLGCHCLDLMQYVAGEDIVELSAMLTTRSGADIDVEDLAALTLRFRSGAIGTFHAGYTLAYSGAGYVNMAGYDSYFGYNARQGRIVWPDLEPRLYIEQPRPAGENPGQEETFPLPASAAYGGAGGEQFFRQFFAAMEGQATPPAPLSAAVQTARLVEAALTSSQESRFVKIGSTASVPHMPPFAGEGYALREVRRHLRPS; encoded by the coding sequence ATGCACGTTGCCCTGCTCGGCCTCACTCACCCCCACGCCAGCCCGCTGCTGCGCACCCTTGAGCTGCTGCCCGAGGTGAGCCGGATATCCCTGTGGGATGCCGCCAACGATCCCGCTTCGCTCGCCGCCCTGCCGCCCAGCGCCAAGGCCACGCCGGCCACCACCAACCTCGATGCCGTGCTCGCTCAACCGGACCTGCGCGCCGTCGTGTTGTGCGAGCGCCACGACAAACTCGCCGCGCTGGCGCTGCAGGTGATCGCTGCCGGCAAACACCTGCTGGTGGAGAAGCCGGTCGGGCTGACCGCGGCGGAAGTCGATCAGGTTGCCCAAGCCGCCGAGCGTCAGGGCGTCGCAGCCTCCGTCCTCTATGTGCGCCGCCACCATCCCTGTGTGCTCGCCGCCCGCGATCGAGTGCGCTCCGGGGTGCTTGGCGCACCGCTCTGCATCGAGTCGCGTTTTCTGACGACCCAGGTTCAGTTTCGCCGCCCGGAATCCTGGTTGTTTAAACGCGCCCAATCCGGCGGTGGCATCCTGCTGTGGTTGGGCTGCCACTGCCTCGACTTGATGCAGTATGTCGCGGGCGAGGACATCGTTGAACTCAGCGCCATGCTGACCACCCGCTCCGGGGCCGACATCGACGTCGAGGATCTCGCTGCACTCACCCTGCGCTTTCGCTCCGGCGCGATCGGCACCTTTCATGCCGGTTACACCCTCGCCTACAGCGGCGCCGGCTACGTCAACATGGCAGGCTACGATTCCTACTTTGGCTACAATGCCCGTCAGGGTCGCATCGTCTGGCCCGATCTCGAACCGCGCCTCTACATCGAACAACCACGCCCGGCCGGCGAAAACCCGGGGCAGGAGGAAACGTTCCCCCTGCCCGCCTCAGCTGCCTACGGCGGCGCCGGCGGCGAACAGTTTTTCCGCCAGTTTTTTGCCGCCATGGAGGGTCAGGCCACCCCACCCGCTCCACTCTCCGCGGCGGTGCAGACCGCGCGTCTGGTTGAGGCGGCCCTCACCTCCTCTCAGGAAAGCCGCTTCGTGAAAATCGGTTCCACCGCCTCCGTGCCCCATATGCCGCCCTTCGCCGGGGAAGGTTACGCCCTGCGTGAGGTGCGTCGCCACCTGCGCCCGTCATGA
- a CDS encoding Ldh family oxidoreductase translates to MTAAGDMMPTSPELLPLLCRDPMVVRRFGVALLEARDVPTAFGEIVMESLLAANLRGVDSHGLQMLLVYLQQLRAGGMDPRAGGRVLGVNGGCLRFDGGNGLGQVVAHRCTELAGELAAEHGVAVVVAGNSNHFGTGAWWGEKLARAGFIGIVMSNACPAVAPWAGRTPTLGTNPWCVAVPGSGGEVRWVLDMATTTVALGKVSDALHRGETTIPPSWGFLDREGHPTTDAAEAQRGAPTPLGGYKGTGLAMMVELLTAGLSGGNMATDLPVYRTGGDPLGISHTFIALDPRRFLPPGDFEQQLDRLVSLVKACAPALGVEEVLVAGEPEQRCARERAAQGFRVPRQLWNRLSDEAKTLGVIPPDLEVAR, encoded by the coding sequence GTGACCGCCGCCGGAGACATGATGCCCACCTCGCCCGAACTGCTCCCCTTGCTTTGTCGCGACCCGATGGTGGTGCGGCGGTTTGGGGTGGCGCTGCTGGAGGCGCGGGACGTGCCGACGGCGTTTGGCGAGATCGTGATGGAGTCCCTGCTGGCGGCCAACCTGCGCGGTGTCGATTCGCACGGACTGCAGATGCTGTTGGTGTATCTGCAGCAACTGCGGGCGGGCGGCATGGATCCGCGGGCCGGCGGGCGGGTGCTTGGGGTGAACGGAGGATGTTTGCGTTTTGATGGCGGCAACGGGCTCGGTCAGGTCGTCGCGCATCGCTGCACGGAACTGGCGGGCGAGTTGGCCGCAGAACATGGCGTGGCGGTGGTGGTGGCGGGCAACTCCAACCACTTCGGCACGGGCGCGTGGTGGGGCGAGAAGCTGGCCCGTGCGGGATTCATCGGTATCGTAATGAGCAATGCCTGTCCGGCGGTTGCGCCGTGGGCGGGACGCACGCCGACGCTGGGCACCAATCCCTGGTGTGTGGCCGTGCCGGGGAGTGGTGGCGAGGTGCGTTGGGTGCTCGACATGGCGACGACCACGGTGGCGCTCGGCAAGGTTTCGGACGCGCTGCATCGCGGCGAAACGACCATTCCGCCGTCGTGGGGATTTCTGGACCGAGAAGGCCATCCCACCACCGACGCGGCCGAAGCTCAACGCGGGGCGCCGACTCCACTTGGTGGATACAAGGGCACCGGCCTCGCCATGATGGTGGAGCTGCTCACCGCGGGTCTGAGTGGCGGCAACATGGCGACCGATCTGCCCGTCTACCGCACCGGCGGAGATCCGTTGGGCATCAGTCATACCTTTATCGCGCTGGACCCGCGGCGGTTCCTGCCGCCGGGAGACTTCGAGCAACAGCTCGACCGGCTGGTGAGCTTGGTCAAGGCCTGTGCGCCGGCGTTGGGCGTCGAGGAGGTGTTGGTGGCCGGAGAGCCGGAGCAGCGCTGCGCGCGCGAGCGAGCGGCGCAGGGCTTCCGCGTGCCGCGGCAATTATGGAATCGATTGAGCGACGAAGCGAAGACGTTGGGCGTGATCCCGCCGGACCTGGAGGTGGCGCGTTGA
- a CDS encoding FAD-binding oxidoreductase: MSSGAPPASPLDAELLAELRQLVPSDALLTAPEDLIPYAFDGTAAHRARPAAVVIPTDRDQLIAVVRAALRREVPIVTRGNGTGLSAGSLPSTGSLVVCLNRLDRILELDPANLTMMVEPGVVTQTISSAAEAADLFYPPDPGSMKISTIGGNVAENSGGLRGLKYGVTRDYVMGLEVILADGSVCWLGGKCVKDVAGFSLRDLFIGSEGTLGVITKILLKLVPKPAARRTLLATFASMEDAASAVSGIIAAKVVPCTLEFLDQKTIRCVEDFAHVGLPVSAGALLLIEADGNPAAVDAEIAVVEATCRAHHATDIRAAADAAEATRLATARRSAFSALARMRPTTILEDVTVPRSELARMVRFIETVATKHDLQIATFGHFGDGNLHPTFLTDERDEAEMVRVHTAMQEIVTMTLELGGTITGEHGVGLAKREFLPQQLGDASYQLHRQIKRTLDPAGLFNPGKVLAP; encoded by the coding sequence TCCGCCAACTCGTCCCCTCCGATGCGCTGCTCACCGCGCCCGAGGACCTGATTCCCTACGCCTTCGACGGCACCGCCGCCCACCGCGCACGGCCGGCCGCCGTCGTCATCCCCACCGATCGCGATCAACTCATCGCGGTCGTCCGCGCCGCCTTGCGCCGTGAGGTGCCCATCGTCACCCGCGGCAACGGCACCGGCCTCAGCGCCGGCAGCCTGCCCTCCACCGGCTCGCTCGTGGTCTGCCTCAACCGTCTCGACCGCATCCTCGAGCTCGATCCGGCCAACCTCACCATGATGGTGGAACCCGGCGTGGTCACCCAGACCATCAGCTCCGCCGCCGAGGCCGCCGACCTGTTTTATCCGCCCGATCCGGGCTCCATGAAAATCAGCACCATCGGCGGCAACGTGGCGGAGAACTCCGGCGGACTGCGCGGACTCAAATACGGCGTCACCCGCGACTACGTCATGGGCCTCGAAGTCATTCTCGCCGATGGCTCCGTCTGCTGGCTGGGCGGCAAATGCGTGAAAGACGTCGCCGGTTTCTCCCTCCGCGACCTCTTCATCGGCAGCGAGGGCACCCTCGGGGTCATCACCAAGATCCTGCTCAAGCTCGTGCCCAAACCCGCCGCTCGCCGCACACTGCTCGCCACCTTCGCCAGCATGGAAGACGCGGCGTCCGCGGTCTCCGGCATCATCGCCGCCAAGGTCGTGCCCTGCACTCTCGAGTTTCTCGACCAGAAAACCATTCGTTGCGTCGAGGATTTCGCTCACGTCGGCCTGCCTGTATCCGCCGGGGCCCTACTGCTGATCGAAGCCGACGGCAACCCGGCCGCCGTCGATGCCGAGATTGCCGTCGTCGAAGCCACCTGCCGCGCTCACCACGCGACCGACATTCGGGCCGCCGCCGATGCTGCCGAAGCGACGCGCCTCGCCACCGCCCGCCGCAGCGCGTTCTCGGCACTCGCCCGGATGCGCCCCACCACGATTCTCGAAGACGTCACTGTGCCGCGCAGCGAACTCGCCCGCATGGTGCGCTTCATCGAAACCGTTGCGACCAAACACGACCTGCAGATCGCCACCTTCGGCCACTTCGGCGACGGCAACCTGCACCCCACCTTTTTGACCGACGAACGCGACGAAGCTGAGATGGTCCGTGTGCACACCGCCATGCAGGAGATTGTGACCATGACCCTCGAACTCGGCGGCACCATCACCGGCGAACACGGCGTAGGCCTAGCCAAGCGCGAGTTCCTGCCGCAGCAACTCGGCGACGCCAGCTACCAGCTGCATCGCCAGATCAAGCGCACCCTCGATCCCGCCGGTTTGTTCAACCCGGGCAAGGTCCTGGCGCCATGA
- a CDS encoding HpcH/HpaI aldolase family protein yields the protein MRPSLARARLLQQRPVRIVCMYYPTAMLPAHAAKAGYDAVWLDTEHNTWDPGELRRVIQLHHLANIDCIVRTGSRDPATLYHLLEDGATGLMVPFVNTAADAAALVRATRFPPLGERGLDGASLDNHFYLNGTTDYPAQANAQTLLIAQIETPEAVANVDAIAATPGIDGLFIGPGDLSLRLGCPLDWNEPAMIAAEDAVAAAAKQHGIAWGRPAGSAEQITAIAAKGAQLIAHGSDFGSVLVGLQQGGATLQSALPAS from the coding sequence ATGCGCCCTTCTTTGGCTCGTGCCCGACTTCTGCAGCAGCGTCCCGTTCGCATCGTCTGCATGTATTACCCCACCGCCATGCTGCCCGCCCACGCCGCCAAAGCCGGCTACGATGCGGTCTGGCTCGATACGGAGCACAACACCTGGGATCCCGGCGAACTCCGCCGCGTGATCCAGCTCCACCATCTCGCCAACATCGACTGCATCGTCCGCACCGGCAGCCGTGACCCTGCCACGCTTTACCACCTCCTCGAAGACGGCGCGACCGGCCTCATGGTGCCATTCGTGAACACCGCCGCCGATGCGGCCGCGCTGGTGCGGGCCACCCGCTTCCCGCCACTCGGGGAACGCGGCCTCGATGGCGCCAGCCTCGACAACCACTTTTATCTCAACGGCACCACCGACTATCCGGCTCAGGCCAACGCGCAGACCCTGCTCATCGCCCAAATCGAAACCCCCGAAGCCGTCGCCAACGTCGACGCCATTGCCGCCACCCCCGGCATCGACGGCCTCTTCATCGGCCCCGGTGATCTGTCGCTACGACTGGGCTGCCCGCTCGATTGGAACGAACCCGCCATGATCGCCGCCGAGGACGCCGTGGCTGCCGCCGCCAAGCAACACGGCATCGCGTGGGGCCGACCCGCTGGCAGCGCTGAGCAGATCACCGCCATCGCGGCCAAGGGCGCTCAACTCATCGCCCACGGCAGCGACTTCGGATCCGTGTTGGTGGGCCTGCAGCAAGGCGGCGCCACCCTGCAGTCGGCCTTGCCCGCATCATGA
- a CDS encoding aldo/keto reductase, with product MSLTFSPICLGTSTFGREIDQTAAFALMDHAAARGITVFDTAALYADGESERIVGAWLASRQTAPGAPAIATKIYPPYTPDAIRSAVTASLERLGRPSVDLLYLHKWDPSVEDTSGLTALHELVVAGTVGALGASNFDAAQLQAALALQHAHQLTPFSVLQNNHNFAVRHVDRPLIDLCAQHGIALVTYSPLGAGFLTGKHRQGVAAGSRFAVSPAHQDIYFNDRALARLDQLDAVAQRHDVPLVRLALAWALHRPGITSVLVGGRHTGHLDQAFAALAFDDPAVWRELDSV from the coding sequence GTGAGCCTCACCTTCAGCCCGATCTGCCTCGGCACCTCCACCTTCGGCCGCGAGATCGATCAAACCGCGGCGTTTGCCCTGATGGATCACGCCGCCGCTCGCGGTATCACGGTTTTTGATACCGCCGCACTTTACGCCGACGGTGAATCGGAGCGGATCGTGGGCGCCTGGCTCGCTTCGCGTCAGACTGCCCCCGGCGCACCCGCCATCGCCACCAAGATCTACCCACCCTACACGCCCGATGCGATCCGCTCCGCGGTCACCGCAAGCCTGGAGCGCCTGGGCCGCCCGTCGGTCGACCTGCTCTACCTCCACAAATGGGACCCGTCCGTCGAGGACACGTCCGGGTTGACCGCCCTCCACGAACTGGTGGTTGCAGGCACCGTCGGCGCGCTTGGTGCCAGCAACTTCGATGCGGCTCAACTTCAGGCCGCTTTGGCGCTGCAACACGCCCACCAGCTCACACCTTTTTCTGTCCTGCAGAACAACCACAACTTTGCCGTGCGTCACGTTGATCGGCCGTTGATCGACCTCTGCGCGCAGCACGGCATCGCGCTCGTCACCTACAGCCCCTTGGGCGCGGGTTTCCTCACCGGCAAACACCGCCAAGGGGTCGCCGCCGGATCGCGTTTCGCCGTCTCTCCCGCGCACCAGGACATCTATTTCAACGACCGCGCGCTCGCCCGTCTCGACCAACTCGACGCCGTCGCCCAACGCCACGACGTCCCGCTCGTCCGCCTCGCCCTGGCGTGGGCACTGCACCGTCCGGGCATCACCTCCGTGTTGGTCGGCGGCCGGCATACCGGTCACCTCGACCAAGCCTTTGCCGCCCTCGCCTTCGACGATCCCGCCGTATGGCGCGAGTTGGACTCCGTCTGA
- a CDS encoding Gfo/Idh/MocA family protein — MKTWRFGVLGSGFMGRTHAEAVQRTAGAELRAVALGRRAEGLAQRCGVACEPDLTALVNRADIEVVIITTPHHLHLEEAEAAMRAGKHVLVEKPLATTVGDSVRLARVAAECERVLAVGYHQRFRRNNRAARAWLREGRLGALQMAQVSMPTFARNLQAGGFGGDWSWWNDPASRGHIFNSAPHAVDLLRWFTGEEVETVSAFCRSYLPELTVEDSTLATFAFSGGAIASLYSSRALPAPAFPGEDFRFRLMGSKGMMDLDPMGEVQVADEDGQRTISTQPAIGYEGAETAFGDVRMQAYADQNAAMIAAIEGRPSDIGRWLDGQAGVRVCDAILSSSAERRWIELGASKS; from the coding sequence TTGAAGACGTGGCGTTTTGGGGTGCTGGGATCGGGCTTCATGGGCCGCACCCATGCCGAGGCCGTGCAACGCACCGCGGGGGCCGAGTTGCGGGCGGTCGCGTTGGGGCGGCGGGCGGAAGGTTTGGCTCAACGCTGTGGCGTGGCGTGCGAGCCTGACCTGACGGCGCTGGTGAATCGGGCCGACATCGAGGTCGTGATCATCACCACGCCGCATCATCTGCACCTCGAGGAGGCCGAAGCGGCGATGCGCGCCGGGAAGCATGTGTTGGTGGAAAAACCGCTGGCGACGACGGTGGGGGACAGTGTTCGCCTGGCGCGGGTGGCCGCCGAATGCGAGCGGGTGCTGGCGGTCGGCTATCATCAGCGTTTTCGACGCAACAATCGTGCGGCGCGGGCATGGTTGCGCGAAGGGCGTCTGGGAGCGTTGCAGATGGCGCAGGTGTCGATGCCGACCTTTGCGCGCAACCTGCAGGCGGGAGGGTTTGGCGGGGACTGGAGCTGGTGGAATGATCCGGCGAGTCGCGGCCACATCTTCAACAGCGCGCCGCATGCGGTGGACTTGTTGCGCTGGTTCACCGGGGAGGAGGTGGAAACCGTCTCGGCGTTTTGCCGCAGCTATTTGCCGGAGCTCACGGTGGAGGATTCCACGCTGGCGACCTTTGCGTTTTCGGGTGGCGCCATCGCCTCGTTGTATTCCAGTCGAGCCCTGCCGGCGCCGGCGTTTCCGGGGGAGGACTTTCGCTTCCGGCTGATGGGATCCAAGGGCATGATGGATCTCGACCCGATGGGCGAGGTGCAGGTGGCGGACGAGGACGGGCAGCGCACGATTTCCACGCAACCAGCGATTGGATACGAGGGCGCCGAGACCGCGTTTGGCGACGTGCGTATGCAGGCCTATGCGGATCAGAATGCGGCGATGATTGCCGCAATCGAAGGGCGTCCCTCGGACATCGGGCGATGGCTCGATGGGCAGGCGGGCGTGAGGGTGTGTGACGCTATCCTGAGCTCGTCGGCCGAGCGTCGTTGGATCGAGCTCGGTGCGTCGAAGTCATGA